The genomic stretch GATTACCCGTTTCAACAAGTGGAACGAAAGGTGGGCATGCGAGGCTTTCCACCTTAACGTCGTCATCAATTGCTTTTAATGAATATTCATACGCCCTGCTTTTAATCGTGCCAGCTGTGCCGATAACCCCTATATACTTATTCGTTGTTTCTTTGATCGCACTTCTTGCTCCAGGATGAATTACGCCCCTTACTGGTATGTTGAGCTCATCCTGAATTTCTTTAAGAACGACTGCTGTAGCAGTATTGCATGCAATAATTAACATTTTAATTTGATATTTCTCAAGAAGATAATTTGTCATTTCCCACGTAAACTGCTTTACCTCGGGCGCAGACCTAGGTCCGTATGGACACCTTGCCGTATCGCCTAAATAAACAATCTCTTCCTTTGGTAATTGACGCATTATCTCTCGAGCTACCGTTAAACCGCCAACTCCAGAATCGATAACCCCAATTGGTTTTTTCAAATCATTTCGCCTCTCTACTTACCGGTCCTATTCGTTTTTTTTCATTTCGTCATAAAGCAGATGCAAACTTTCTTCCAATGCTTTGACTTGATCACCTGAAAATTTTCTTGTAATCTTCTCCAAATAGACCTGTCTTTTGTGAATAACTTTTTTAATAATGTCATTTCCCTTATCAAGTATATGAATTCGAACAACGCGACGATCGTGTGGGTCTTTGACTCGTTTTACTAAATCCGTCTTCTCCATTCGATCGACTAGATCCGTCGTAGTACTACAAGCAAGGTACATCTTATTTGATAGCTCACCAATGGTTAAATCTCCATATTCAGAAAGCCATTGAAGTGCTAGAAATTGAGGAGGTGTAATGGAGAATTCACTTAAAAGTTCACGTCCATTTTGTTTAATGATACCCGCCACCATTCGAAGTGATTTCTCTATATCAACAATCGAAGCTGGTTCTCTCGTTAATTCTTCAGACATTCAGTCTCCCCCTTATTTTATCCTATAGTCTATTTTGATTGTAGGCGCAGTGAATTGCAAGAAGAGTGTTGCGCGTTCAGCTTCGTTTATACCCAATCAATTTGTGCTAACTCGATCTCACATGCTATGAGACACCCACCAACAATTTTTTAGTCCTTGTAGAACACACATTGAAAACAAAAAAAGAGCTATAGTTTCCTATAGCTCTTCCGTTGCGAAATTTTCTTGTACATAGGTAACCACTTCTTCATTTGTTGCAAGTGAAAGAATGTGATCGATGTGCGAAGAAATTTCTTCTTTTGAAAGCTTCGTCATTTGACTTCTAGCAGGTAAAATTGACGTTGCACTCATGCTGAATTCATCTAGGCCAAGACCAAGAAGAATTGGAATCGCAATTTGATCTCCAGCCATTTCACCACACATACCAGCCCATTTACCTTCTTTATGAGCTGCGTCAATAACCATCTTAACAAGTCTAAGAATCGCAGGGTTATATGGTTGGTACAGGTAGGAGACTTTTTGATTCATTCGGTCAGCAGCCATCGTATATTGAATAAGATCATTCGTTCCAACACTAAAGAAGTCAACTTCTTTAGCAAAAACGTCTGCCATAGCAGCAGTTGCTGGAATTTCAACCATCATTCCAATTTCAATGTCCTCTGAAACTTGGATCCCTTCACCAATGAGCTCCTCTTTAACAGTAAGAAGCATGTCTTTCGCCTGACGGAATTCACCAACAGTTGCGATCATAGGGAACATCACTTTCAGATTTCCAAATACACTAGCACGAAGAAGTGCGCGAAGCTGTGTACGGAAAATCTCAGTCTCTTCCAAGCAAAGACGAATCGCACGGAATCCAAGGAATGGATTCATTTCTTTTGGAAGATTTAAATAAGGTAACTCTTTATCTCCACCAATATCAAGCGTACGAATGACAACAGGTTTGCCGTCCATTTTCTCAAGTACTTCTTTATAAGCATTAAACTGCTCTTCCTCTGAAGGCAATTCATTACGCCCCATATAAAGGAATTCAGTACGGTAAAGACCAACACCTTCGCCGCCATTTTCAAGAACTCCTTTAACGTCTTCAGGTGTTCCAATGTTCGCAGCAAGCTCAACATGTTTTTCATCTTTCGTAGTTGTAGGCTCATTAACAAGCTTAGCCCACTCTTGCTTTTTGGCTTCAAAGTGCTCTTTTTTCTTCGTATAATGTGCGATTTCTTCACCTGAAGGATCTACAATCACGTTACCATCGATTCCATCAATGATAACCATCTTCCCTTCCACATCTTCAGAAGTAATCGTTTTCGTTCCAACGACAGCTGGAATTTCCATTGATCGAGCCATGATTGCAGAGTGAGATGTTCTGCCTCCAATATCAGTAGCAAATCCTTTAACAAACTGCTTATTTAGTTGAGCAGTGTCAGAAGGTGTTAAGTCTTCAGCAAGCACAATCACTTCATCTGTAATCGCTCCAGGGGAAGTAAACGTAACGCCTAGTAAATGAGCAAGCACACGTTTAGATACGTCACGAATATCAGCAGCACGTTCTTTCATGTACTCGTTATCCATGTTCTCAAACATGCTAATAAACATATTCGAAACGTCGCTCATTGCACTTTCAGCATTTACGTTCTCGTTATTCACTTTATCTTTAACCGCATTCAACAACTCAGGATCAGATAAAACGAGAAGATGAGCAGCGAATATCGCTGCTT from Bacillus sp. Cs-700 encodes the following:
- the racE gene encoding glutamate racemase, coding for MKKPIGVIDSGVGGLTVAREIMRQLPKEEIVYLGDTARCPYGPRSAPEVKQFTWEMTNYLLEKYQIKMLIIACNTATAVVLKEIQDELNIPVRGVIHPGARSAIKETTNKYIGVIGTAGTIKSRAYEYSLKAIDDDVKVESLACPPFVPLVETGNLSSKETYQTVSNTLSPLLHKGIDTLILGCTHYPLLEPVIQSVMGEETTIICSGDETAYEVSGILEYSSLLYTGDNRPSHTFLTTGSIDNFTRIASHWLEYPVKNVKRIEL
- a CDS encoding MarR family winged helix-turn-helix transcriptional regulator; translated protein: MSEELTREPASIVDIEKSLRMVAGIIKQNGRELLSEFSITPPQFLALQWLSEYGDLTIGELSNKMYLACSTTTDLVDRMEKTDLVKRVKDPHDRRVVRIHILDKGNDIIKKVIHKRQVYLEKITRKFSGDQVKALEESLHLLYDEMKKNE
- the ptsP gene encoding phosphoenolpyruvate--protein phosphotransferase encodes the protein MSNQLTGIGASAGIAIAKAFVLENPALEIEKTSITDAGAEIERFEAAVHRAKEELEVIKNHANEQLGEDKAAIFAAHLLVLSDPELLNAVKDKVNNENVNAESAMSDVSNMFISMFENMDNEYMKERAADIRDVSKRVLAHLLGVTFTSPGAITDEVIVLAEDLTPSDTAQLNKQFVKGFATDIGGRTSHSAIMARSMEIPAVVGTKTITSEDVEGKMVIIDGIDGNVIVDPSGEEIAHYTKKKEHFEAKKQEWAKLVNEPTTTKDEKHVELAANIGTPEDVKGVLENGGEGVGLYRTEFLYMGRNELPSEEEQFNAYKEVLEKMDGKPVVIRTLDIGGDKELPYLNLPKEMNPFLGFRAIRLCLEETEIFRTQLRALLRASVFGNLKVMFPMIATVGEFRQAKDMLLTVKEELIGEGIQVSEDIEIGMMVEIPATAAMADVFAKEVDFFSVGTNDLIQYTMAADRMNQKVSYLYQPYNPAILRLVKMVIDAAHKEGKWAGMCGEMAGDQIAIPILLGLGLDEFSMSATSILPARSQMTKLSKEEISSHIDHILSLATNEEVVTYVQENFATEEL